One Thermofilum pendens Hrk 5 DNA segment encodes these proteins:
- a CDS encoding ABC transporter ATP-binding protein, which produces MGVSELVVVRDLKKYFKVRGSFSKTVKAVDGVSFEIREGETLGLVGESGCGKSTLGRVVIRLLEPTGGKVFFKGQDVAALKGEKLKQFRRQAQIVFQDPNTSLNPRMTILEILSEPLYEHNIPVDDPEDFITKQLESVGLGREHLYRYPHELSGGQKQRVAILRALLLNPSFVVLDEPTSSLDVSVQAQILNMLKDFQAQRKLSYLFISHDIGVVKYMSQRIAVMYLGKIVELGPSDAVFENPLHPYTKFLLSAVPVPDPKYARARKRLAIPGEPPSPINVPPGCRFHPRCPYATEKCRTGEPPVVEAEPGHFVACWLYSKG; this is translated from the coding sequence ATGGGAGTGTCCGAGCTGGTAGTGGTTAGGGACCTCAAGAAGTACTTCAAGGTTAGGGGTAGCTTCTCCAAAACGGTCAAGGCCGTCGACGGGGTTTCCTTCGAGATAAGGGAGGGCGAGACTCTCGGGCTCGTTGGGGAGAGCGGGTGCGGCAAGTCCACGCTGGGGAGGGTCGTGATCAGGCTCCTCGAGCCTACCGGTGGGAAGGTTTTCTTCAAGGGGCAGGACGTAGCCGCTCTGAAGGGCGAGAAGCTGAAGCAGTTCAGGAGGCAGGCCCAGATAGTGTTCCAGGACCCCAACACATCGCTGAACCCTAGGATGACCATACTGGAGATCCTGAGCGAGCCTCTCTACGAGCACAATATACCCGTCGACGACCCCGAGGACTTCATAACCAAGCAACTGGAAAGCGTGGGGCTGGGGCGGGAGCACCTCTACCGCTACCCCCACGAGCTCAGCGGTGGGCAGAAGCAAAGGGTAGCCATACTGAGGGCGCTCCTCCTCAACCCGAGCTTCGTAGTGCTTGACGAGCCGACGTCGTCGCTCGACGTCTCCGTCCAGGCACAGATACTCAACATGCTCAAGGACTTCCAGGCGCAGAGGAAGCTCTCCTACCTCTTCATCTCCCACGACATAGGCGTCGTGAAGTACATGAGCCAAAGGATAGCCGTGATGTACCTAGGCAAGATCGTCGAGCTAGGACCCTCGGACGCCGTCTTCGAGAACCCCCTCCACCCCTACACGAAGTTCCTGCTAAGCGCGGTCCCCGTGCCCGACCCCAAGTACGCGAGGGCGAGGAAAAGGCTGGCAATACCGGGCGAGCCGCCATCGCCTATAAACGTGCCGCCCGGCTGCAGGTTCCACCCCAGGTGCCCCTACGCGACGGAGAAGTGCAGGACAGGCGAGCCGCCCGTAGTCGAGGCAGAGCCCGGGCACTTCGTCGCGTGCTGGCTGTACAGCAAGGGCTAG
- a CDS encoding NTP transferase domain-containing protein, with the protein MDVVIVAAGEASRLRPYSEEMPKTLMELRPGLPIIDFILKRVMALSPRKVVVVTRRTWKDILASHLAGLAEVVTVDLEGGFGNLYSVYTALTRVGDEFLILMSDHIFEEEVLMRLAEHASKASFTVCLDRNPSRSEAVEGLKVIIEGGLVRDAGKDAAPRYGIDTGAIMARGRAKEFIEEVIRQKGPGASIADVLRFAASKGEEVDYVDVTGLLWKDIDTPEDLVKARKLVEKVELRELAKRTGDPLSRALLKPLTTRLSMLALKNSLLKPAMLTSWASAFLASWALLLPQVESNALLMFPLLAVHVVASELLRELAVLASWDVTAISQVDFLATLPLAAFVSRLADTWPLSVLAGAGILFTSLAGLPRMASAEGYSGLLVSKLLATIVLSLSLFVGGAIYGVAFCALMPWLHIALRLKPRRSGLARGKEPSHVPIPAVRVDEIAEKIESLVTNVVKLAVVLAVLTMLSPLSSDVLFQVDEYSLRVGTLLTVAQLTAVVYYGYKILEPLFSLLDALATRLVEKLGVTRYTARRILVESVYLVLIVLTWFLLPSLKNIPGIGGVLYRVLTIVIVALFALISYDLVRLLFRVFEDTLKRIVHAIARFVSG; encoded by the coding sequence ATGGACGTAGTTATTGTAGCGGCAGGCGAGGCTTCGAGGCTTAGGCCTTACTCCGAGGAAATGCCGAAAACACTCATGGAACTGAGGCCCGGCCTTCCTATAATCGACTTCATACTGAAAAGGGTTATGGCTCTCTCTCCTAGGAAGGTGGTGGTTGTTACGAGAAGGACGTGGAAGGATATTCTCGCCTCGCATCTCGCCGGCTTAGCCGAAGTCGTTACAGTAGACCTCGAGGGCGGGTTTGGGAACCTCTACAGCGTGTACACGGCGCTCACAAGAGTCGGGGACGAGTTCCTGATATTGATGTCTGACCACATATTCGAGGAGGAAGTACTGATGAGGCTTGCAGAACACGCGAGCAAAGCGTCGTTTACCGTTTGTCTCGACAGGAATCCCTCCCGCTCCGAGGCTGTGGAAGGTTTGAAAGTTATAATCGAAGGAGGACTGGTTAGGGACGCTGGCAAAGATGCGGCGCCCCGGTACGGGATCGATACAGGGGCGATAATGGCGCGCGGGAGAGCCAAAGAGTTTATCGAGGAAGTGATCAGACAGAAAGGTCCAGGGGCATCTATTGCCGACGTGCTGAGATTCGCCGCCTCTAAGGGAGAGGAGGTCGACTACGTAGACGTTACGGGGCTTTTATGGAAAGATATCGACACCCCCGAGGACCTCGTTAAGGCTAGGAAACTCGTCGAGAAGGTGGAGCTCAGGGAGCTAGCGAAGAGGACTGGGGATCCCCTCTCGCGAGCTCTTTTGAAACCCCTAACGACGAGGCTTTCGATGCTCGCCTTAAAGAACTCTCTGCTGAAACCCGCCATGCTTACTAGCTGGGCTTCGGCGTTTTTAGCATCGTGGGCTCTGCTTCTCCCACAGGTGGAGAGCAACGCGCTTCTAATGTTTCCCCTATTAGCCGTGCACGTAGTAGCGAGCGAACTTCTACGCGAGCTAGCAGTGCTAGCATCGTGGGACGTCACGGCGATATCGCAGGTAGATTTCCTCGCTACACTACCCTTAGCGGCTTTTGTCTCAAGGCTTGCCGATACATGGCCTTTGTCTGTGCTTGCGGGGGCTGGGATACTTTTCACTTCGCTTGCCGGGCTCCCCAGAATGGCAAGCGCGGAGGGTTACTCAGGGTTACTGGTCTCCAAGCTTCTCGCTACTATCGTGCTTTCGCTCTCTCTTTTCGTGGGTGGGGCGATCTACGGGGTAGCCTTTTGCGCACTAATGCCCTGGTTGCACATAGCTTTAAGGCTTAAGCCGCGTAGATCTGGGCTTGCCAGAGGGAAAGAGCCTTCCCATGTACCCATCCCCGCGGTTCGTGTTGACGAGATCGCCGAGAAAATCGAGTCCCTTGTAACGAATGTGGTGAAGCTAGCGGTGGTTCTAGCTGTGCTTACGATGCTCTCCCCCCTCTCATCGGACGTCCTCTTCCAAGTCGATGAATATTCGCTACGCGTGGGGACTCTTCTAACGGTCGCGCAGTTAACCGCCGTTGTGTACTATGGCTATAAGATCCTGGAACCTCTCTTTAGCCTGCTAGACGCCCTGGCGACAAGACTCGTCGAGAAACTCGGGGTAACAAGGTACACTGCTAGGCGTATACTGGTAGAGTCCGTGTACTTGGTGCTAATAGTGCTTACATGGTTCCTCCTCCCCAGCCTCAAGAACATACCCGGTATTGGCGGTGTGCTCTACAGGGTTCTAACGATAGTTATCGTCGCGCTTTTTGCCCTTATCTCCTACGACTTGGTGAGGCTTCTCTTCAGGGTATTCGAGGACACGCTTAAGCGCATAGTACACGCTATAGCCCGTTTTGTCTCCGGGTGA
- a CDS encoding nucleotidyltransferase domain-containing protein yields the protein MSEGLLKGRRPFRVTEELREAVKGKVRKVLEPREEVALALIFGSFVRGGFARDVDLAVYLARSVDLYEAAEYSELLGRVLERETGLPFDVVVLNVAGEGLLARAMRGEKVLVRDQLLYHALRMLVAEAARFTGMTVPRAGSKPSHDG from the coding sequence GTGTCAGAAGGTTTGTTGAAGGGTAGGAGACCCTTCAGGGTGACGGAGGAGCTTAGGGAGGCCGTGAAGGGTAAAGTGAGGAAGGTCCTCGAACCTAGAGAAGAGGTAGCCCTGGCCCTGATATTCGGGAGCTTCGTCAGAGGGGGGTTCGCGAGGGACGTAGACCTCGCCGTTTACCTCGCTAGGAGCGTGGACCTATATGAGGCGGCCGAGTACTCTGAGCTCCTGGGCAGGGTTCTCGAAAGGGAGACCGGCCTACCTTTCGACGTGGTGGTACTCAACGTGGCGGGAGAAGGGCTCTTAGCGAGAGCCATGAGGGGGGAGAAAGTACTCGTAAGGGACCAGTTGCTCTACCACGCCCTCAGGATGCTGGTAGCAGAGGCTGCCCGCTTCACGGGGATGACAGTACCTAGGGCCGGCTCTAAGCCCTCCCACGACGGCTAG
- a CDS encoding DUF86 domain-containing protein produces the protein MSSGELSAEDKALVRKVLYEVEQALGVLRLCAERGVRDLADAFALRYAVIQVVEGLAVIASRLAELRGTVVEGYVEAMSFLARAGIVDPAVGEELVRLARLRNLLVHRYWEVSDEKILEEARKSGVKTVEEAVKSVRRFVEG, from the coding sequence GTGTCGAGCGGCGAATTAAGCGCCGAGGACAAGGCGCTGGTGAGGAAGGTTCTCTACGAGGTCGAGCAGGCGTTGGGAGTTCTAAGGCTGTGCGCCGAGAGGGGTGTACGGGACCTAGCCGACGCTTTCGCCCTCAGGTACGCGGTGATACAAGTAGTGGAGGGGCTGGCAGTCATAGCGTCAAGGCTGGCCGAGCTCCGCGGAACAGTCGTAGAGGGCTACGTGGAGGCTATGAGCTTTCTAGCGAGAGCAGGGATCGTAGATCCGGCTGTGGGCGAGGAGCTCGTAAGGCTGGCTAGGCTCAGGAACCTCTTGGTTCATAGGTACTGGGAGGTGAGCGACGAGAAGATTTTAGAGGAGGCCCGTAAAAGCGGTGTGAAAACTGTGGAGGAGGCGGTGAAAAGTGTCAGAAGGTTTGTTGAAGGGTAG
- a CDS encoding radical SAM protein, translating to MWRISLYRKLWSSEKECKVCGKKSMLVSEAIGVCAECLRSDPGAVEVALEGHRKERASLGLPPDPPRDPRGTPCGLCNLGCRIPEGGLGYCGLVKNEGGRIVHLSGQPGSGVLEYYYDPHPTNCVAFWFCPGATGAGYPRYAVRPGCEEGYVNLAVFYGACNHNCAFCQNWFYRRNAVSRSPRVSVEELLEAALDPRVTCVCFFGGDPAPQVLHALAFTRELLERARGRIMRVCWESNGHFSPKILPRVIEASLRSGGTVKFDLKAWSPGIYRALTGVEQGSLLDNAGRVAEAAKERPEVPLFTASTLLVPGYVDEEEVRAIARFLASLSPDIPYTLLAFHPDHRMLDLPPTSRRHAEEAARVAREEGLLRVRIGNPWLLGDYY from the coding sequence ATGTGGAGGATAAGCCTCTACAGGAAGCTCTGGAGCTCCGAGAAGGAGTGCAAGGTCTGCGGTAAAAAGTCCATGCTGGTATCGGAGGCTATCGGGGTGTGCGCCGAGTGCTTGAGGAGCGACCCCGGGGCGGTGGAGGTAGCCCTGGAGGGCCACAGGAAGGAGAGGGCCTCTCTAGGCTTGCCGCCCGACCCTCCGAGGGATCCTCGGGGCACTCCGTGCGGCCTGTGCAACCTGGGCTGCAGGATACCCGAGGGCGGGCTGGGCTACTGCGGGCTCGTGAAGAACGAGGGCGGGAGGATTGTCCACCTCTCGGGGCAACCCGGGAGCGGCGTGCTCGAGTACTACTACGACCCCCACCCGACGAACTGCGTAGCATTCTGGTTCTGCCCCGGCGCCACGGGGGCCGGCTACCCCAGGTACGCGGTTAGGCCTGGTTGCGAGGAGGGGTACGTGAACCTGGCCGTCTTCTACGGCGCCTGCAACCACAACTGCGCGTTCTGCCAGAACTGGTTCTACAGGAGGAACGCCGTCTCCAGGTCCCCGAGGGTCAGCGTCGAAGAGCTACTCGAGGCCGCGCTAGACCCCAGGGTTACCTGCGTCTGCTTCTTCGGCGGCGACCCCGCCCCCCAAGTACTGCACGCGCTCGCCTTCACCAGGGAGTTGCTCGAGAGGGCTAGGGGCAGGATTATGAGGGTTTGCTGGGAGTCCAACGGGCACTTCAGCCCTAAGATTCTCCCGAGGGTCATCGAAGCCTCCCTGAGGAGCGGCGGCACCGTCAAGTTCGACTTGAAGGCGTGGAGCCCGGGCATATACAGGGCTCTAACAGGCGTCGAGCAGGGCTCCCTGCTGGACAACGCCGGGAGGGTCGCCGAGGCCGCCAAGGAGAGGCCGGAGGTACCGCTGTTCACCGCCAGCACGCTCCTAGTCCCCGGCTACGTGGACGAGGAGGAGGTAAGGGCTATCGCGCGCTTCCTCGCATCCCTCTCCCCCGACATCCCGTACACCCTGCTCGCCTTCCACCCCGACCACAGGATGCTCGACCTACCCCCGACGAGCAGGAGGCACGCCGAGGAAGCCGCGAGGGTTGCCAGGGAGGAGGGGTTGCTGAGGGTGAGGATCGGGAACCCGTGGTTGCTCGGCGACTACTACTAG
- a CDS encoding carbohydrate ABC transporter permease, which yields MKAEYAAAVLLLLLGALWAIPLYALVAGSLKNLADAMGTPVLQPPSQPDFGNVVAALEKFSSTIALTGLIVLPAAFAATLLGSLSAFAIRLYGGKVADWLPVVIALTTYIPYQAIIVPLVSVIRQVEVATGIPLYDTSQGLFLVLLVYYTPMATLLMFIFSNAMPREPIEASLVDGAGLPTIYWRVALPLLGPGFVSTLIFLLINMWNNLFIPLSMTRGYEKFVTLKIFSYVGQAGTIYNEMFAAALIGSLPPLVVFLFMSKYFIRGMLTLTGRSA from the coding sequence GTGAAGGCCGAGTACGCGGCGGCAGTACTGCTCCTACTGCTGGGAGCCCTCTGGGCGATACCGCTCTACGCCTTGGTGGCCGGCTCGCTCAAAAACCTGGCCGACGCGATGGGAACGCCCGTACTCCAGCCACCCTCCCAGCCAGACTTCGGGAACGTGGTTGCGGCGCTCGAGAAGTTCTCCTCGACTATAGCCCTGACGGGGCTCATAGTGCTCCCAGCGGCGTTCGCCGCGACGCTCCTCGGCTCGCTCTCAGCCTTCGCGATAAGGCTGTACGGCGGCAAGGTAGCGGACTGGCTACCAGTGGTAATCGCCCTGACTACCTACATTCCCTACCAGGCGATAATAGTCCCGCTAGTCTCCGTGATCAGGCAGGTGGAGGTAGCCACGGGTATACCCCTCTACGATACCTCCCAAGGGCTCTTCCTAGTGCTCCTCGTGTACTACACTCCCATGGCGACTCTCCTGATGTTCATATTCTCCAACGCTATGCCCAGAGAGCCCATAGAGGCCTCCCTCGTGGACGGCGCAGGCCTGCCGACTATTTACTGGAGAGTCGCGCTACCGCTCCTCGGGCCGGGCTTCGTCTCCACGCTGATATTCCTACTGATAAACATGTGGAACAACCTCTTCATCCCGCTCTCCATGACGAGAGGATACGAGAAGTTCGTCACCCTGAAAATCTTCAGCTACGTGGGACAGGCGGGAACGATCTACAACGAGATGTTCGCCGCCGCCCTCATAGGCTCGCTCCCACCGCTAGTAGTATTCCTCTTCATGAGCAAGTACTTCATCAGAGGCATGCTCACACTAACGGGTAGATCCGCCTAA
- a CDS encoding carbohydrate ABC transporter permease, producing MPLRLIKTRELLVFLSPLLVFVAVIYYGVGWNFWLSLTSYSIYRPVLEFVGLNTYAQLFSDPDFVNALVRTLAWALLLVLGGNVLGLVIASSIFQLRSSKLRSVLTSYFIYPMAVPLVASGVIWRWLFDSVKGFNAVLAPLGFPRVEWLSGNNAFWSLVLVSLWVYSGFVALMYLAAFYNVPASAIEAALVDGADMLTVMVKIVIPASKLGLILGVVFSTLFALQMFDLPYSVLYINPFTSTLVMYLYNKFAYMVFNLSAAACIFLIALSASIAIPYSTYGLRKWILGVVR from the coding sequence ATGCCTCTCAGGCTGATTAAAACTCGCGAGCTCCTAGTATTCCTCAGCCCCCTCCTGGTATTCGTCGCCGTAATCTACTACGGGGTGGGCTGGAACTTCTGGCTATCGCTCACCTCGTACTCGATCTACCGCCCAGTGCTAGAGTTCGTCGGGCTGAACACGTACGCCCAGCTCTTCTCGGACCCGGACTTCGTGAACGCTCTCGTGAGAACCCTGGCCTGGGCCTTGCTACTGGTCCTCGGCGGCAACGTGCTGGGCCTGGTTATAGCCAGCTCTATCTTCCAGCTGAGGAGCAGCAAGCTTAGATCCGTGCTTACATCCTACTTCATCTACCCAATGGCGGTGCCCTTGGTCGCGAGCGGGGTGATATGGCGGTGGCTCTTCGACTCCGTGAAGGGCTTTAACGCCGTCCTAGCGCCGCTGGGCTTTCCCAGGGTAGAGTGGCTCAGCGGGAACAACGCTTTCTGGAGCCTCGTCCTGGTATCCCTCTGGGTGTACTCCGGCTTCGTAGCGCTGATGTACCTCGCCGCGTTCTACAACGTCCCGGCGAGCGCTATAGAGGCTGCGCTCGTAGACGGTGCCGACATGCTGACCGTTATGGTTAAGATAGTGATACCCGCGTCGAAGCTTGGGCTGATACTCGGGGTCGTATTCTCCACGCTCTTCGCGCTACAGATGTTCGACCTGCCGTACTCCGTCCTCTACATAAACCCGTTCACCTCCACCCTGGTAATGTACCTCTACAACAAGTTCGCGTACATGGTCTTCAACCTCTCGGCAGCCGCCTGCATATTCCTCATAGCCCTCTCGGCGTCGATAGCAATACCCTACTCTACCTACGGCCTGAGGAAGTGGATCCTCGGGGTGGTAAGGTGA
- a CDS encoding ABC transporter substrate-binding protein → MSQQATKKKVSPLLIAGILVVIVVLVAAAFLLYKPPAAPTKPSKITFYTWWAGLERFAIDALIGNFTKNTGVAVEKTAVPGGAGVNAKYAIIALIMAGKPPEAFQVHCGPEMISYFMAAPHGKDDFVDLTSVGQEIGLTATPPGQVCMLSGRLYTLPVNLHRANLIFMNKQVLDKYGVKPPTTIDELNAACSKLKAAGVPCLVQAGADQFTVLHLWEQIFLAVAGPDKFIKFMYGTLDPNDPSITQATQIFLGYVDTFPPDWMALDWTSAVDRVVKGMGAFHVDGDWAVGLIYNVYPNVKMCPIDAITPDCNIIVAPFPGTQGIYNMVIDAVAVPKGPAQDLGVQFAKFFASRDGQKIFNPLKGSIACYADLPTDIYPTSIQKWEVSQYAASKSQVFSITHGALFSDVWSKLLSGAVLLAQTKQTSMWYSTVSDAIKLERQLWEQSGLFLGTPEKPFAGYLPPWAKK, encoded by the coding sequence GTGAGCCAGCAGGCAACCAAGAAGAAAGTTTCGCCGCTTCTAATCGCCGGAATCCTGGTAGTCATAGTGGTCCTCGTCGCCGCGGCGTTCCTGCTCTACAAGCCTCCAGCCGCCCCCACTAAGCCCTCGAAGATAACGTTCTACACGTGGTGGGCCGGGCTCGAGAGGTTCGCCATAGACGCGCTTATCGGCAACTTCACGAAGAATACGGGGGTTGCTGTTGAAAAGACGGCGGTACCCGGAGGCGCGGGGGTAAACGCTAAGTACGCCATCATAGCGCTGATAATGGCCGGGAAGCCCCCGGAGGCCTTCCAGGTACACTGCGGGCCCGAGATGATTAGCTACTTCATGGCGGCGCCACACGGAAAAGACGACTTCGTCGACCTGACCTCCGTCGGGCAGGAGATAGGCCTCACGGCGACTCCTCCCGGGCAGGTGTGCATGCTGAGCGGGCGCCTCTACACGCTCCCAGTGAACCTCCACAGGGCTAACCTGATCTTCATGAACAAGCAGGTACTCGACAAGTACGGCGTAAAGCCTCCGACCACGATCGACGAGCTGAACGCCGCTTGCAGCAAGCTCAAGGCGGCGGGAGTACCGTGCCTCGTGCAGGCAGGAGCGGACCAGTTCACGGTGCTACACCTCTGGGAGCAGATATTCCTCGCCGTGGCGGGACCCGATAAGTTCATAAAGTTCATGTACGGGACCCTCGACCCCAACGACCCCAGCATAACCCAGGCCACCCAGATATTCCTCGGCTACGTTGACACGTTCCCGCCGGACTGGATGGCCCTCGACTGGACCTCCGCGGTAGACAGGGTGGTAAAGGGCATGGGAGCCTTCCACGTGGACGGGGACTGGGCTGTCGGGCTTATCTACAACGTCTACCCGAACGTGAAGATGTGCCCCATAGACGCCATTACCCCTGACTGCAACATCATAGTGGCGCCGTTCCCGGGCACGCAGGGCATCTACAACATGGTCATCGACGCCGTAGCCGTGCCCAAGGGTCCCGCCCAGGACCTCGGAGTCCAGTTCGCCAAGTTCTTCGCCTCGAGGGACGGTCAGAAGATATTCAACCCGCTTAAAGGCTCGATAGCGTGCTACGCGGACCTACCGACCGACATATACCCGACCTCGATACAGAAGTGGGAGGTAAGCCAGTACGCGGCTTCCAAGTCGCAGGTATTCAGCATCACGCACGGTGCCCTGTTCTCCGACGTCTGGAGCAAGCTTCTGAGCGGCGCAGTGCTCCTAGCGCAGACAAAGCAGACCTCGATGTGGTACTCGACCGTCAGCGACGCGATTAAGCTCGAGAGACAGCTCTGGGAGCAGAGCGGGCTCTTCCTGGGAACCCCCGAGAAGCCGTTCGCCGGCTACCTCCCGCCCTGGGCAAAGAAGTAG
- a CDS encoding formate dehydrogenase accessory sulfurtransferase FdhD yields the protein MWVVRSEPGVVDREAYCLRNGRLERCVDRVVVERAYAVYVNGSRLVSLSCSPGMEEELALGFLAGLGFSPSRGYSVSVEGGRVEVRGELERAPWRRGWGKFPAEVVVRAVERLAELGEGFRATGALHGALCFTPGGEVVGFVEDVSRHCAVDKCLGLAVKRGLDLGSLGFAVTCRLTGSVVEKFVSASVPLVASKAAVTLQGVLAAERGGVTLVGFARGGRFNVYTYPKRIALS from the coding sequence ATGTGGGTTGTGCGGTCGGAGCCTGGAGTTGTGGATAGGGAGGCTTACTGCCTCCGCAACGGCAGGCTGGAGAGGTGTGTCGACAGGGTGGTCGTGGAGAGGGCTTACGCGGTGTACGTGAACGGGTCAAGGCTCGTGTCGCTTTCCTGCTCGCCGGGCATGGAGGAGGAGCTGGCGCTGGGCTTCCTCGCTGGGCTCGGCTTCTCGCCGTCCCGGGGCTACTCCGTCTCAGTGGAGGGCGGGAGGGTGGAGGTTCGCGGCGAGCTGGAGAGGGCTCCGTGGAGGAGGGGGTGGGGGAAGTTTCCCGCCGAGGTTGTGGTGAGGGCTGTGGAGAGGCTCGCGGAGCTTGGAGAGGGCTTCAGGGCTACAGGCGCCCTTCACGGGGCGCTCTGCTTCACGCCCGGGGGAGAGGTTGTGGGCTTCGTCGAGGATGTGAGTAGGCACTGCGCGGTCGACAAGTGCTTAGGGCTCGCCGTTAAGAGGGGGCTGGACCTCGGCTCGCTGGGCTTCGCGGTTACGTGTAGGCTTACGGGTAGCGTGGTGGAGAAGTTCGTCTCAGCGTCCGTGCCCCTCGTAGCCTCTAAGGCGGCGGTCACCCTCCAGGGGGTGCTGGCGGCGGAGAGGGGCGGGGTAACGCTAGTGGGCTTCGCGAGGGGTGGCAGGTTCAACGTCTACACCTACCCTAAGAGAATAGCGCTAAGTTAA
- a CDS encoding helix-turn-helix transcriptional regulator — translation MKSGVTAFALLALLAATQLALAQPLEVLYVLPGGLVQGYVVFTVPGTGFAEFKLPGSVESLGVTGTGSSPPVFNLSGGVLSVLADPGSTVNASFVSRLPRDSVTTLSVPAENQSLKVYVSSEYVVLGVSPTPTTIAYTQGYVLLGFDVLAEDLQVVLVETGSAQAGQGAPAAQQGGAPQLQQLLPYAVLVAVAVAAVLLALRLKRRGEGGVVLEEDEAILDFLRRSGGRAYLKEIREALGIPSTTLLRRVRRLEKAGYLRLEKTPGGLLVILKK, via the coding sequence GTGAAGAGCGGTGTAACCGCGTTCGCGCTACTCGCCCTGCTCGCGGCGACCCAGCTCGCGCTCGCCCAGCCCCTGGAGGTTCTCTACGTACTGCCGGGCGGCCTGGTACAGGGCTACGTCGTCTTCACGGTTCCGGGGACGGGCTTCGCCGAGTTCAAGCTTCCCGGCTCGGTCGAATCCCTCGGGGTCACGGGTACGGGCTCCTCGCCCCCCGTCTTCAACCTCAGCGGCGGCGTTCTCTCGGTGCTCGCAGACCCGGGCTCCACTGTCAACGCGTCCTTCGTGTCCAGGCTTCCGCGCGACTCCGTCACCACGCTGAGCGTGCCGGCCGAGAACCAGTCCCTCAAGGTCTACGTGAGTAGCGAGTACGTCGTGCTAGGCGTATCCCCCACGCCGACAACCATAGCCTACACGCAGGGCTACGTGCTCCTAGGCTTCGACGTGCTCGCGGAGGACCTCCAGGTTGTACTCGTCGAGACGGGTTCCGCGCAGGCTGGGCAGGGAGCCCCCGCCGCGCAGCAAGGCGGTGCCCCTCAGTTGCAGCAGCTCCTGCCCTACGCCGTGCTCGTAGCGGTTGCCGTCGCCGCGGTGTTGCTGGCGCTGAGGCTGAAGAGGAGGGGGGAGGGGGGCGTGGTGCTAGAGGAGGACGAGGCGATACTGGACTTCCTGAGGCGTAGCGGGGGGAGGGCTTACCTCAAGGAGATCAGGGAAGCCCTGGGAATCCCCTCGACTACGCTCCTGAGGAGGGTTAGGAGGCTCGAGAAGGCAGGCTACCTCAGGCTCGAGAAGACCCCCGGAGGGCTCCTAGTGATACTCAAGAAATAA
- a CDS encoding DNA/RNA-binding protein, whose product MGEEVLLVGEKPESAYTLELMTMLGKGAPRVVVRAVGRNISKAVYVTEGVRRLTGDKIAYGKIRIYSTEVGEVKEEKSVPVIEIEVVNLGVERRA is encoded by the coding sequence GTGGGGGAGGAGGTGCTCCTCGTAGGCGAGAAGCCGGAGAGCGCCTACACGCTTGAACTCATGACCATGCTGGGCAAGGGCGCGCCCCGCGTCGTAGTGAGGGCCGTCGGGAGGAACATCTCTAAGGCTGTCTACGTCACGGAGGGCGTCCGGCGCCTAACGGGGGACAAGATAGCCTACGGGAAGATCAGGATATACTCGACGGAGGTCGGCGAGGTAAAGGAGGAAAAGTCCGTCCCGGTGATAGAGATAGAGGTAGTAAACCTGGGGGTGGAGCGCCGGGCGTAG